Proteins encoded within one genomic window of Vanrija pseudolonga chromosome 3, complete sequence:
- the MUP1_3 gene encoding High-affinity methionine permease, which translates to MGRASSEKSKEDFGSGGVADELAQAPVLTNNNGKREFVEKGGLQYVGEQGGNGAQATYQEAHGAPVEKENPLGYNVGWWTTLFLNISMLIGTGIFSTPANILKGTGSVGLALIYWVIGLLISLAGISVYLEFASYFPSRSGAEVVYLEQAYPKPKYFFPIAFAFQTVVLSFSSSNGFVVAQYIFRLTNRSGKDWEVKGVAIASLTLVCVIILLSNRVSMALVNILGVIKVATLLFITFSGFAVLGGAFPDKVKDPKHNFHNSFEGTSKDGYNLSNALVSIIFSYGGFNNSFNLANEVKNPIQTIKRTANTAVSVVFVLYFFVNIAYFAALPKDTILKSNQITATLYFQTLFGKTAAKGLTILPILSAFGNILAVIIGHSRVVREIGRQGVLPWPAFFITTKPFGTPGGAVFITWFVSIIMILIPPAGNAFNFITALQNYPSSFFLALMTFGLFLVRRNRKRLNLPRTEYRSWTFVAIFYLLANIFLIIMPWVPPKAGINASSFNFFYAASSLTGLGFIFLCFLYYLVWTKILPKIGKYQIRQAVVTLDDGSITHKLLNIPNDKIDEWDRKHDPAGHSLDSGSISEFRIPDQDEEHRV; encoded by the exons ATGGGCCGCGCATCAAGTGAAAAGTCCAAGGAGGActttggcagcggcggcgtcgccgacgagctcgcccaggcACCCGTCCTCACCAACAACAATGGCAAGCGCGAGTTTGTCGAGAAGGGCGGGCTGCAGtacgtcggcgagcagggcgggAACGGCGCCCAGGCGACGTACCAGGaggcgcacggcgcgcccgtcgagaaggagaacCCCCTCGGCTACAATGTCGGCTGGTGGACGACGCTCTTCCTCAACATCTCGATGCTGATCGGCACCGGTATCTTCAGTACCC CTGCCAACATCCTCAAGGGCACCGGATCCGTCGGTCTCGCCCTCATCTACTGGGTGATCGGCCTGCTTATCTCGCTGGCAGGCATCTCGGTCTACCTCGAGTTTGCGTCCTACTTcccgtcgcgctcgggcgccgaggtcgtctacctcgagcaggcgtACCCCAAGCCCAAGTACTTCTTCCCGATCGCGTTCGCGTTCCAGACGGTCGTGCtgtccttctcgtcgtcgaacggcttcgtcgtcgcgcagtACATCTTCCGCCTGACCAACCGCTCGGGCAAGGACTGGGAGGTCAAGGGTGTGGCCATTGCCTCCCTGACGCTCGTGTGCGTCATCATCCTCCTGTCCAACCGCGTGTCCATGGCCCTCGTCAACATCCTCGGCGTGATCAAGGTTGCCACGCTGCTGTTCATCACCTTCTCAGGCTTCGCCGTGCTGGGCGGTGCGTTCCccgacaaggtcaaggaccCCAAGCACAACTTCCACAACTCGTTCGAGGGCACCTCCAAGGACGGCTACAACCTGTCCAACGCGCTCGTGTCCATCATCTTCTCGTACGGTGGCTTCAACAACTCGTTcaacctcgccaacgaggTCAAGAACCCCATCCAGACGATCAAGCGTACCGCCAACACGGCCGTCAGCGTCGTGTTTGTCCTCTACTTCTTCGTCAACATTGCCTACTTTGCTGCTC TCCCCAAGGACACCATCCTCAAGTCCAACCAGATCACGGCGACGCTCTACTTCCAGACCCTGTTTGGCAAGACGGCGGCCAAGGGACTCACCATCCTGCCGATTCTGTCCGCCTTTGGCAacatcctcgccgtcatcatcGGCCACTCGCGCGTCGTCCGTGAGATCGGTCGCCAGGGCGTCCTTCCTTGGCCTGCCTTCTTCATTACGACCAAGCCCTTCGGTACGCCCGGCGGAGCTGTCTTCATCACCTGGTTTGTGTCGATCATCATGATCCTCATCCCCCCCGCCGGAAACGCCTTCAACTTCA TCACCGCGCTCCAAAACTACCCCTCGTCGttcttcctcgcgctcatgaCGTTTGGCCTGTTCCTCGTGCGCCGCAACCGCAAACGCCTCAACCTCCCCAGGACAGAGTACCGCTCGTGGACGTTCGTCGCCATCTTCTACCTGTTGGCCAACATCTTCCTCATCATCATGCCCTGGGTCCCGCCCAAGGCCGGCAtcaacgcgtcgtcgttcaACTTCTTCTACGCCGCGTCGTCACTCACCGGTCTGGGCTTCATCTTCCTCTGCTTCCTCTACTACCTCGTCTGGACCAAGATCCTCCCAAAGATCGGCAAGTACCAGATCCGCCAGGCGGTCGtcaccctcgacgacggtTCCATCACGCACAAGCTCCTCAACATCCCCAACGACAAGATCGACGAGTGGGACAGGAAGCACGACCCGGCCGGccactcgctcgactcgggctCCATCTCCGAGTTCCGAATTCCCGaccaggacgaggagcacagGGTTTAG
- the HVO_2328 gene encoding putative isochorismatase family protein: MPTAIHKPYTALLVIDVQVNVVAEAYERDETIANINVALARARAAGAPVVWVQHSEEGLERDSAGWQIVPELSPRDGEAHIFKSYGDAFEDTDLEARLDERDVRTLVVCGAQTDFCVRSTIHSALTRGFNVTLVGDAHTTDDLSQYGAPTPNRVVAHTNMYWAGQRAPGRKAAVVNAAEVDTTHLTCSSQLERRGRHSDVVLAETRVDKRRGRQPVLARPTERRLVAPPHLACPPPNFSPLPRRTLRLLAALSTMPYRTCDRCRSRKTRCIPSPGDSPTAPCTACARSTAECTFLKGYKKAGRRSRAAESAAASASVSASPGGGEDTSADANAAAPTPPPWSPSFALISTPSWIAPPAPVFLGPAIPVAQAGPTPDSFTDLIDVFERGVGRGSGSVPATSPLARTSIVAAAAVPFSGTTQIEDVAPWETVNFFITLWLRYSHSLCPLVHKPSFSQAITMREDRRDRDLRAFILGVVSYTIGQSPLSRTETHYSRDQLERLQRRCHRASMALLDRSYRAVNLYQIGTLMTGYFCAQSMGQGHRAAALLAEACQLSHIMRLQDAAADGTDTIEREQRHRVFWHVYAVDITESAAGDAIHINADYEGLPPLPLTVDDELITSAGSFPQPAGKMSYMTGFVCVVQLWPILSQCIVRHRRLTLRQRHGRVLEPAETEAEREWVQNARADVDVIRHSVPSQLLEGTYDGDDDTARAVWGMQRANFIITEASVRFALFDYDGMLGPISEAETTARTDLARHMYDMLASIPLDDLAANGESIRGKLTRIVVALLRIPDMGLDWISTIQDWWTLFSQINFVQLIPQNLSSVLESRMPSPELRDLTGPG; the protein is encoded by the exons ATGCCCACAGCCATCCACAAGCCGTACACCGCGCTCCTGGTCATCGACGTGCAGGtcaacgtcgtcgccgaggcctATGAGCGGGACGAGACGATCGCGAACATCAacgtcgcgctggcgcgcgcgcgggcagccggcgcgcccgtcgtgTGGGTCCAGCACAGCGAGGAAGGGCTCGAACGCGACAGCGCAGGCTGGCAGATCGTGCCCGAGCTTTCTCCGCGCGATGGCGAAGCGCACATCTTCAAGAGCTACGgcgacgcgttcgaggacACGGACCTCGaagcgcgcctcgacgagcgcgacgtgcgCACGCTGGTCGTGTGCGGCGCGCAGACCGACTTCTGCGTGCGCTCGACGATCCACTCGGCCCTCACGCGCGGGTTTAATGtcaccctcgtcggcgacgcgcacacGACCGACGACCTGAGCCAGTatggcgcgccgacgccgaaccgcgtcgtcgcgcacacCAACATGTATTGGGCgggccagcgcgcgccggggcGCAAGGCCGCGGTCGtgaacgccgccgaggtcga CACCACCCATCTCACTTGCTCGTCTCAACTTGAACGACGCGGCCGGCACTCtgacgtcgtcctcgccgagacgCGGGTCGACAAGCGGCGAGGGAGGCAACCTGTGCTCGCGCGTCCGACTGAACGGCGACTTGTTGCACCGCCGCATCTCGCCTGCCCTCCTCCGAACTTCTCACCTTTGCCCCGTCGCACCCTCCgactcctcgccgccctATCGACGATGCCTTACAGGACTTGTGACCGCTGTCGGTCGCGCAAG ACCCGCTGCATCCCTTCCCCCGGCGActcgcccaccgcgccgtGTACCGCCTGTGCGCGCTCCACCGCCGAGTGCACCTTTCTCAAGGGGTACAAGAAGGCcgggcggcggtcgcgcgccgcagagtcggccgcggcgtcggcgtcggtctcGGCTTCGCCGGGCGGTGGTGAGGACACCAGCGCGGATGCCaatgccgccgcgcccaccccaccgcccTGGTCACCTTCCTTCGCGCTCATCTCCACCCCGTCGTGGATCGCGCCCCCTGcgcccgtcttcctcggccccgccaTCCCTGTCGCGCAGGCCGGCCCGACGCCCGACTCGTTCACCGACCTCATTGATGTGttcgagcgcggcgtcgggcgcggcagcggcagcgtgcCCGCCACCTCTCCCCTCGCGCGCACGTccatcgtcgccgctgccgcggtGCCGTTCTCGGGCACGACGCAGATCGAGGACGTGGCACCCTGGGAGACGGTCAACTTCTTCATCACCCTCTGGCTGCGATACTCGCACTCGCTCTGCCCGCTCGTGCACAAGCCGAGCTTCTCCCAGGCGATCACGATGCGCGAGGAccggcgcgaccgcgacctgcGGGCGTTTATCCTGGGCGTTG TGTCCTACACCATCGGCCAGTCGCCCCTCAGCCGCACGGAAACGCACTACTcgcgcgaccagctcgaACGCCTCCAGCGCCGGTGCCACCGCGCGAGCATGGCGCTCTTGGACAGGAGCTACCGCGCCGTCAACCTGTACCAGATCGGCACCCTCATGACGGGGTACTTTTGCGCGCAGTCCATGGGACAGGggcaccgcgccgctgcgctgctcgctgaAGCGTGTCAGCTCAGCCATATCATGCGGCTCCAGGACGCGGCCGCGGACGGCACGGACACGAtagagcgcgagcagcgccatCGTGTCTTCTGGCACGTCTACGCCGTCGACATCACCGAATCGGCTGCGGGCGACGCGATCCACATCAACGCCGACTATGAGGGGCtaccgccgctgcccttgacggtcgacgacgagttgatCACTTCTGCCGGGTCGTTTCCCCAGCCGGCGGGGAAGATGAGCTACATGACTGGTTTTGTCTGCGTCGTGCAGCTTTGGCCGATCTTATCACAGTGCATCGTGCGGCACCGGCGGTTGACCTTGCGCCAGCGGCACGGACGGGTTCTCGAACCAGCCGAaaccgaggccgagcgtgaGTGGGTGCAGAatgcccgcgccgacgtcgacgttATCCGTCACAGTGTGCCGtcgcagctcctcgaggggACGTACGACGGGGATGATgacaccgcgcgcgccgtgtggGGAATGCAGCGCGCCAACTTTATCATCACCGAGGCTTCAGTTCGGTTTGCTCTG ttCGACTACGATGGCATGCTTGGTCCCATTAGCGAGGCtgagacgacggcgcgcacggaTCTCGCGCGGCACATGTACGACATGCTCGCGAGCatcccgctcgacgacctcgccgccaacggcgagaGTATCCGGGGCAAGCTTACGCGGATAGTCGTCGCCCTGCTCCGGATACCCGACATGGGCCTGGATTGGATCAGCACGATCCAGGACTGGTGGACCTTG tTCTCGCAGATCAACTTTGTCCAACTCATTCCGCAAAACCTGTCGTCTGTGCTCGAGAGCCGCATGCCGAGCCCAGAGCTGCGCGACCTCACGGGGCCCGGGTAG
- the APP1 gene encoding Phosphatidate phosphatase APP1 codes for MPPSASSSSSSDATTSPEQEQARSGKRKRAAAPHPSPSLLTTATSYVTSAAETVAVGALIAASGTAEERAAVWHEWRANEPAPDGEDEVHLVPGWAVARARDGGGFDLAVDVLGVATEFGLPERATRTQRALVGIAKRRFKSGSATPKSGASTPGPTPSVAPLPGRQGTSSTVDQVLSAAGHPEAAAPPALDTAGESTDDVLSDPEHLRVAHALLDERLRPFFAGIVARRPLTLSLFVFPLPADDWGEPVAQWSSATDSGGLFRHTFEVPWDELVAACPSVELGYGVGVRAALVPRVHESHAHPASLAPIEASVLMRIAPADGVRILTDLDDTIKHSDILGGVREVFRNVFCRANDELAVCGAAGLFGELEAAGVSGVDIVSNSPFELGPVIKDFMATNNFPPYYTLTLKLYDGRSIVSSLFEGPGQRKRPGILRVLDAFAGAKYLLFGDSGEQDMETYVRVAGERPGQVLGIFIRDVTTGRVARASLEGEGEGVDGGEGDGDGGETRAMPGAFGDADDEDDDDPIEAGTAPAGRAARAGDKASASATASDAQATTPPASAPPAYALSVASTSGRTADEMRKTVAELQGLSAEQDKLRRQAEAWEARVDKARGSLPEGVRLVVFRDVDEVESLARELARGAV; via the exons ATGCCGCCGTCCGCATccagcagtagcagcagcgacgccaccaccagtCCGGAGCAGGAGCAAGCGCGCTcgggcaagcgcaagcgcgccgcggcgccgcacccCTCCCCGtccctcctcaccaccgcGACGTCCTACGTCACCTCAGCAGCAGAGactgtcgccgtcggcgcgttgATCGCAGCAAGCGGGACGGCAGAGGAACGCGCCGCGGTGTGGCACGAGTGGCGCGCGAACGAGCCCGCGccagacggcgaggacgaggtccacctcgtccccgGGTGGGCAgttgcgcgtgcgcgcgacggcggggggtTCGACCTCGCagtcgacgtgctcggcgtcgcgacggaATTCGGGCTGCCggagcgcgcgacgcggacgcagcgcgcgctggtcggcATCGCGAAGCGTAGGTT TAAGAGCGGCAGCGCGACCCCCAAGTCTGGCGCGAGCACCCCCGGGCCGACCccgagcgtcgcgccgctcccTGGGCGGCAGGGAACGAGCAGCACCGTCGACCAGGTGCTCAGCGCCGCGGGCCATCCGGaggccgctgcgccgcctgcgctcGACACAGCGGGGGAGAgcaccgacgacgtgctctccGACCCGGAGCAcctgcgcgtcgcgcacgcgctgctAGACGAGCGACTACGCCCGTTCTTCGCCGGCATCGTGGCCCGCCGGCCGCTGACGCTCAGTCTGTTTGTGTTCCCGCTGCCCGCGGACGACTGGGGGGAGCCGGTCGCGCAGTGGTCTAGCGCGACAGACAGCGGCGGGCTGTTCCGGCACACGTTTGAGGTGCCGtgggacgagctcgtcgccgcctgtccgtccgtcgagctgggctacggtgtcggcgtgcgcgccgcgctcgtgccgagAGTACATGAGAGCCATGCTCACCCCGCGAGCCTCGCGCCGATCGAGGCGAGCGTGCTCATGCGCATCGCGCCCGCTGACGGCGTGCGGATCCTGACCGACCTAGACGACACGATCAAGCATTCCGACATCttgggcggcgtgcgcgaggtgtTTCGGAATGTGTTTTGCCGCGCGAACGACGAGTTGGCGGTGTGTGGCGCCGCGGGGCTGTTCGGCGAGCTTGAAgccgcgggcgtgagcggcgtggACATTGTG TCCAACTCGCCGTTCGAGCTCGGGCCAGTGATCAAAGACTTCATGGCGACCAACAACTTTCCACCGTACTACACCCTAACG CTCAAACTCTACGACGGCCGCTCGATCGTCTCGTCCCTCTTCGAAGGCCCCGGCCAACGGAAACGGCCCGGCAtcctgcgcgtgctcgacgcgttcgcggGCGCCAAATACCTGCTGTTCggggacagcggcgagcaggaCATGGAGACGTATGTCCGGGTtgcgggcgagcggccggGGCAGGTGCTGGGCATCTTCATTCGGGACGTTACTACTGGccgggtggcgagggcgtcgcttgagggcgagggcgagggtgtggATGGGGGGGAAGGGGACGGGGATGGGGGCGAGACACGCGCCATGCCGGGGGCGTttggcgacgccgatgacgaagacgacgacgacccgatCGAGGCGGGTACTGCTCCAGCaggacgcgccgcgcgtgcaGGCGACaaggcgtcggcgtcggctacAGCCTCGGAcgcgcaggcgacgacgccgcccgcaTCAGCACCCCCCGCGTACGCCCTTTCggtcgcctcgacgtccggccgcaccgccgacgagatgCGCAAGACGGTTGCCGAGCTACAAGGCCTCAGCGCAGAGCAGGACAAGCTGCGCCGGCAGGCCGAGGCATGGGAGGCGCGCGTGGACAAGGCGCGGGGTAGCTTGCCCGAGGGGGTGAGGCTGGTCGTGTTCCGggacgttgacgaggtggagagCTTGGCTAGGGAGCTGGCACGGGGGGCGGTGTAG
- the hpxO gene encoding FAD-dependent urate hydroxylase translates to MSTTTATSTTAAAATAAPAPTTSLNVLIIGSGIAGPVLAMTLLRLGHTVTIYERGVSGGDSYRGAWITFQANGMDALRAIDASGTIEEIGYVLDTISFVNGAGKSLGAMPMAAPREDGTKSRIMRRSDLFVALAREAASRGARVEYEKELVDATTLPDGRVKAVFKDGTSAIGDLLVGADGIHSRVRTLIDPDAQKPRYVPVLNTGGYIPNFPLHTAPETMTMQFGTRCFFGWCATPDGGAVWFANPPLADEPARGILSSKSDADWRAWLHELHDGDAGPAGALIDAAVGPLSGWATYDLPAVRKWHNGAMVIIGDAAHATSPSSGQGASMAIEDAVILGKCLRDCPSTRSALDTFVSLRKERVEKIVAYGARSANSKAAGPVARVFRDLLLPWVFWYAARDGGKGMQWLQGYHIDWDDKVVPVESG, encoded by the coding sequence ATGTCtacaacaacagcaacatcCActacagcggcggcggccaccgcgGCCCCGGCCCCAACCACCTCGCTCAACGTCCTCATCATCGGCTCAGGCATCGCAGGCCCCGTGCTGGCCATGacgctcctccgcctcgggcACACCGTCACCATCTatgagcgcggcgtgtccGGCGGCGACAGCTACCGCGGCGCCTGGATCACGTTCCAGGCGAACGGGATGGACGCGTTGCGTGCGATCGACGCGAGCGGCACGATCGAGGAGATAGGCTACGTCCTCGACACGATCAGCTTCGTCAACGGCGCTGGCaagtcgctcggcgcgatgccgatggctgcgccgcgcgaggaCGGGACAAAGTCGCGTATCATGCGCCGGAGCGACCTgttcgtcgcgctcgcccgcgaggcggcgagccgcggcgcgagggtCGAGTATGAGAAGGAGCTCGTTGACGCCACTACGCTGCCCGATGGGCGGGTCAAGGCTGTCTTCAAGgacggcacgagcgcgataGGCGACCtgctggtcggcgccgacggcatccACTCGCGCGTGCGGACGCTTatcgaccccgacgcgcaGAAGCCACGCTACGTCCCCGTTCTCAACACGGGCGGGTACATCCCGAACTTCCCCCTCCACACGGCGCCGGAGACAATGACGATGCAGTTCGGCACGCGGTGTTTCTTCGGGTGGTGCGCTACGCCCGACGGCGGGGCAGTGTGGTTCGCCAACCCGCCCTTGGCggacgagccggcgcggGGTATCCTCTCCTCGAAGAGCGACGCGGACTGGCGCGCGTGGCTGCACGagctgcacgacggcgacgccggccccgccggcgcgctgatcgacgccgctgtcggcCCTCTCTCCGGGTGGGCGACGTACGACCTGCCTGCGGTACGCAAGTGGCATAACGGCGCCATGGTGATCATCGgggacgcggcgcacgcgacGAGCCCCAGCTCCGGGCAAGGCGCGAGCATGGCGATCGAGGACGCCGTGATACTCGGCAAGTGTCTGCGCGATTGTccgagcacgcgctccgCCCTCGACACGTTCGTTAGCctgcgcaaggagcgcgtgGAGAAGATTGTGGCCtacggcgcgcgcagcgcaaaCTCCAAGGCTGCTGGCCCGGTCGCGCGCGTCTTCCGCGACTTGCTCTTGCCGTGGGTGTTCTGGTATGCGGCCCGCGATGGGGGTAAAGGGATGCAGTGGCTCCAGGGCTACCATATCGACTgggacgacaaggtcgtgcCGGTCGAGTCGGGGTGA